From Chryseobacterium sp. IHB B 17019, one genomic window encodes:
- the rsmA gene encoding 16S rRNA (adenine(1518)-N(6)/adenine(1519)-N(6))-dimethyltransferase RsmA — protein sequence MSVKAKKHLGQHFLTDENIAKKIVEGLSFEGYKNVMEVGPGMGVLTKYLLEKDQNIYLAEIDKESIEYLKKNYAKATEEAFVGDFLKQDFQFTNGEQIAIIGNFPYNISSQILFKIIDYYGLIPEMVGMFQKEVAERTAAVPRTKEYGILSVLVQAYYDTSYLFTVHENVFNPPPKVKSGVLRLTRNPKEGLAGNEVLFKQIVKAGFNQRRKKLSNALKILNIPDALKTHEFMDKRAEELSVADFISFTQLWKENQ from the coding sequence TTGAGTGTAAAAGCAAAAAAGCATCTTGGTCAACACTTTTTGACGGATGAAAACATCGCAAAAAAGATTGTAGAAGGCCTTAGTTTTGAGGGGTATAAAAATGTAATGGAAGTGGGCCCCGGGATGGGCGTCCTCACCAAATACCTCCTCGAAAAAGACCAGAACATCTACCTTGCAGAGATTGATAAAGAATCTATTGAATATCTGAAAAAAAACTACGCCAAAGCGACTGAGGAGGCTTTTGTGGGTGATTTTCTGAAACAGGATTTTCAGTTTACGAATGGCGAACAGATTGCCATTATCGGGAATTTTCCTTATAATATTTCATCACAGATTTTGTTTAAAATCATTGATTATTATGGGCTGATTCCGGAAATGGTGGGCATGTTCCAAAAGGAAGTCGCCGAGAGAACGGCTGCTGTTCCGAGGACGAAAGAGTACGGAATTTTGTCTGTCTTGGTTCAGGCTTATTATGACACTTCATATTTGTTTACGGTACATGAAAATGTGTTTAATCCGCCTCCGAAAGTAAAATCAGGAGTTCTGAGACTAACTCGTAATCCCAAAGAAGGCTTGGCTGGAAACGAAGTTTTATTCAAGCAAATTGTAAAAGCCGGTTTCAACCAACGAAGAAAAAAACTCTCCAATGCCCTGAAAATTTTAAATATTCCTGATGCCCTGAAAACTCATGAATTTATGGATAAAAGAGCTGAGGAACTGAGTGTGGCTGATTTTATATCATTCACCCAGCTTTGGAAAGAGAATCAATAG
- a CDS encoding cell division protein FtsX, with amino-acid sequence MAKSVDEFNRKRLRSSNITVVISIALVLFLLGLMGLILINAQKYSDYIKEQLVVNAYFDENYDAKDSVKIAKMEAEVFKEIQTLAPVKKATYISREMASVEAKKSMGIDANALFEENIFPSSIEVALKPEYVDPAKIDEAIKVIKSVPGIIDVKNDSTLMVDVYNNLSRILKWILGFSILFLILAVVLINNSIRLKIFSKRFIIKTMQLVGAKRRFILKPFIVEAVILGAIGSAIGLLALFGVWYYFTSQIGSAFVQDNNQYFWLVLLVLGVGIFITVLSTIVATWRFLRSNVDDLYYS; translated from the coding sequence ATGGCTAAATCTGTAGATGAGTTTAATAGGAAAAGGCTTAGGTCTAGCAATATTACAGTAGTAATAAGTATTGCCTTAGTGTTATTTTTGTTGGGATTGATGGGACTTATTTTAATAAATGCCCAGAAATATTCTGACTATATCAAAGAACAGCTTGTAGTGAATGCTTACTTTGACGAAAATTACGATGCTAAAGATTCTGTAAAAATTGCAAAAATGGAAGCTGAGGTTTTCAAAGAAATTCAGACATTGGCTCCTGTAAAAAAAGCGACATACATTTCAAGAGAAATGGCATCAGTAGAAGCTAAAAAAAGTATGGGAATCGATGCTAATGCACTTTTCGAAGAAAATATCTTCCCGTCATCTATAGAAGTTGCCCTGAAACCGGAATATGTAGACCCTGCAAAGATCGATGAAGCCATCAAGGTGATCAAGTCTGTTCCGGGGATTATTGACGTGAAAAACGACAGTACGTTAATGGTAGACGTTTACAACAACCTTAGTAGAATTCTTAAATGGATCTTAGGGTTTTCTATATTATTTTTAATCTTAGCAGTTGTTTTGATTAATAATTCAATCCGTTTGAAAATATTCTCAAAAAGATTTATCATTAAAACCATGCAGCTGGTAGGTGCAAAAAGAAGATTTATCCTGAAACCTTTCATCGTGGAGGCTGTTATTTTGGGAGCAATTGGTTCTGCAATCGGCCTTTTGGCATTGTTCGGAGTTTGGTATTACTTTACAAGCCAGATTGGTTCTGCGTTTGTTCAGGATAACAATCAATACTTCTGGTTGGTGCTGCTGGTGCTTGGTGTGGGAATTTTCATTACTGTTTTAAGTACCATTGTTGCAACCTGGAGATTCTTAAGATCAAACGTTGACGACTTATATTACTCTTAG
- a CDS encoding DUF3098 domain-containing protein, protein MSKKTNKFSADSFGKETTEVSQENTFYFGKQNFKWMLIGLAFIVVGFLLMLGPDANTVDGKFDPNSWNDGVFSIRRIRIAPLFVVIGFVIEAYAILKRK, encoded by the coding sequence ATGAGCAAAAAAACAAATAAATTTTCCGCAGACAGCTTTGGAAAAGAAACAACTGAAGTTTCACAGGAAAATACTTTTTATTTCGGAAAGCAAAACTTTAAGTGGATGCTTATCGGTCTGGCTTTTATTGTTGTCGGTTTCCTTCTGATGCTTGGGCCTGATGCCAATACAGTAGACGGAAAATTTGACCCGAATTCCTGGAACGACGGTGTTTTTTCAATCCGCAGAATCAGGATTGCACCTCTGTTTGTTGTCATTGGTTTTGTCATTGAAGCTTACGCAATTTTAAAAAGAAAATAA
- a CDS encoding undecaprenyl-diphosphate phosphatase, translated as MDLIKAIIIAIIEGLTEYLPISSTAHMGFAANLLGLPEDEFLKMFQVSIQFGAILSVVVAYWKKFFDLKNLQFYFKLGFAVVPALVLGYLFDDKIEAVLGNQIAISSVLVLGGVILLFADKWFKNPRIDDEKGITIRSAITIGFWQCLAMMPGTSRSAASIIGGMTQGLTRKAAAEFSFFLAVPTMLAVTVYSVFLKTWGKETATPQKGYEMILASQDHILIFVVGNIVAFIVALIAIKAFIGVLNKYGFKPWGWYRIFVGIALLIYFYFFNKP; from the coding sequence ATGGATTTAATCAAAGCAATTATTATTGCCATTATTGAAGGATTAACAGAATATTTACCAATCTCTTCAACGGCCCACATGGGTTTTGCAGCGAACTTATTAGGCTTACCGGAAGATGAGTTTTTAAAAATGTTTCAGGTTTCCATTCAATTCGGAGCAATCCTTTCTGTGGTTGTGGCGTACTGGAAAAAATTCTTTGATTTAAAAAATTTACAGTTTTATTTTAAGCTGGGTTTTGCAGTAGTTCCTGCTTTGGTTCTGGGATATTTATTTGATGATAAAATTGAAGCGGTTTTGGGAAATCAGATAGCAATTTCTTCGGTTTTAGTACTTGGGGGAGTTATTTTATTGTTCGCAGATAAATGGTTTAAAAATCCTAGAATTGATGACGAAAAAGGAATTACAATAAGAAGTGCAATTACCATCGGTTTCTGGCAGTGTCTTGCCATGATGCCCGGAACAAGCCGAAGCGCCGCATCAATAATCGGTGGAATGACCCAGGGGCTAACAAGAAAAGCAGCCGCTGAATTTTCATTCTTTTTAGCAGTTCCTACCATGTTGGCGGTGACGGTTTACTCAGTTTTTCTGAAAACATGGGGCAAAGAAACGGCAACACCTCAAAAGGGTTACGAAATGATACTTGCTTCTCAGGATCATATTTTGATTTTTGTTGTAGGAAATATTGTGGCATTTATCGTGGCATTAATTGCTATCAAGGCATTCATCGGAGTTTTGAATAAATATGGCTTCAAACCTTGGGGCTGGTATCGTATTTTTGTAGGTATTGCCTTGTTGATTTATTTTTATTTCTTTAATAAGCCATAA
- the truB gene encoding tRNA pseudouridine(55) synthase TruB — translation MTAEDLQSGHIFLLDKPLDWTSFQAVNKMKYKLKREFNLPKKFKIGHAGTLDPRATGLLIVCCGKFTKKIPEIQDAPKEYWTEIKIGVQTESYDTEKPEILHQDISDITEQQIKNALEKFVGEIEQKPPVFSAIKIEGQRAYDLARAGKEVEMKSRKTTIFYIEDVKIDLPLVSFTVGCSKGTYIRSLAHDIGQELGVGAYLTQLRRTRIGEYSIENATSDFLENDFRFDNTLND, via the coding sequence GTGACGGCAGAAGATCTACAATCAGGACACATATTTTTATTGGACAAACCTTTGGATTGGACTTCTTTTCAGGCTGTCAATAAAATGAAATATAAGCTAAAAAGAGAGTTTAATTTACCTAAAAAATTTAAAATCGGACATGCCGGAACTCTTGATCCACGTGCAACAGGACTTCTCATTGTTTGCTGTGGAAAATTCACAAAGAAAATTCCTGAGATCCAAGATGCTCCGAAAGAATATTGGACAGAAATAAAAATCGGGGTACAAACGGAATCCTATGATACAGAGAAACCTGAAATTCTTCATCAGGATATTTCAGACATTACGGAACAACAGATTAAAAATGCTTTAGAAAAATTTGTTGGCGAAATTGAACAGAAGCCACCTGTTTTTTCAGCCATAAAAATTGAAGGACAAAGAGCTTACGATTTGGCTAGGGCAGGAAAGGAAGTTGAAATGAAATCAAGAAAAACCACCATTTTTTATATCGAAGATGTTAAAATTGATCTTCCTCTGGTAAGTTTTACAGTAGGCTGTTCAAAAGGAACTTACATCCGTAGCCTGGCTCACGATATTGGTCAGGAACTTGGAGTTGGTGCATATTTGACACAATTGAGAAGAACAAGAATCGGAGAATATTCAATTGAAAATGCAACTTCTGATTTTTTGGAAAATGATTTTAGGTTTGATAATACTTTAAATGATTAA
- the rluF gene encoding 23S rRNA pseudouridine(2604) synthase RluF, with protein sequence MQEKTRINKYLSEVGYCSRRAADKLLEEGRIKINGEIPEMGTKVSDEDVIEVDGKPIREPEQDHVYIAFNKPVGIVCTTDTKREKNNIIDYINHPKRIFPIGRLDKPSEGLILLTSDGDIVNKILRSRNNHGKEYIVRVDKPITPKFLDKMRNGVPILDTVTKKCEVEKIDEMNFRIVLTQGLNRQIRRMCEYLGYEVKKLKRIRVLNIKLDLPIGKWRDLTDEELAALNKLLEGSSKTFD encoded by the coding sequence ATGCAGGAAAAAACACGTATTAATAAATATTTGTCGGAAGTAGGATACTGCTCAAGAAGAGCGGCAGACAAGCTTTTGGAAGAAGGTAGAATAAAAATCAACGGAGAAATTCCGGAAATGGGAACTAAAGTTTCTGACGAAGACGTAATCGAAGTTGATGGGAAACCGATTCGTGAACCGGAGCAAGATCACGTATACATTGCATTTAATAAACCTGTAGGCATCGTTTGTACAACAGATACAAAACGAGAAAAAAATAATATCATCGATTATATTAATCATCCAAAAAGAATTTTCCCGATCGGGCGTTTAGACAAGCCAAGTGAAGGTTTAATACTTTTAACCAGTGATGGTGATATTGTGAATAAAATTCTTAGATCAAGAAATAATCACGGGAAAGAATATATTGTACGAGTTGATAAACCAATCACTCCGAAATTCCTGGATAAAATGCGTAATGGAGTTCCTATTTTAGATACTGTCACCAAAAAATGTGAAGTAGAAAAAATCGATGAAATGAACTTCCGTATTGTCCTTACACAAGGATTGAACCGACAGATTCGCAGAATGTGTGAATACCTTGGCTACGAAGTAAAAAAACTGAAACGTATCCGTGTTTTAAATATCAAATTAGACTTACCCATCGGAAAGTGGAGAGATTTAACAGATGAGGAACTTGCTGCCTTGAATAAGCTTTTAGAAGGATCTAGCAAAACGTTTGATTAA
- a CDS encoding helix-hairpin-helix domain-containing protein, with the protein MKKDYYRKVAFMGMLLIILLAFQKYTSKNKEDFSDIKFIESSASIEFSEFDPNDLDKKQWKNLGFSERQVETILNYKNVVGGKFISKEQFKKCFAVSPDKFSELESYILLPESNNEAKSGGFKNFDKKSITISGKFNPDSYEVSDWMKMGFSERQAAAILKYKGFLGGSFISKEKFKECFIINEENYTKLSPYLILPEKTPTNFRSFAKNFNAEKSKVQYHSFDPNTLDMDGWKSFGFSDRQAQTIINYRDRNLKGSFKNLEDIQKCFVISAQKFEELKPYINLSQSTDSNNQFKKTEIKQEKTDFSKTDLNTITFKQLLEFGLDEKSAGMIIGFRKKLGGFVNKEQILTTYNIDKELVQKLLSIALLNTANVPKYTLTDAPEEWLKSHPYFKYSADKIIFYRISEKDERKIWKLLKVKPEYEARMRLYLK; encoded by the coding sequence ATGAAAAAAGATTATTACCGAAAGGTGGCATTCATGGGGATGTTACTTATTATTTTACTTGCTTTTCAAAAATATACGAGCAAAAATAAAGAAGACTTTTCCGATATTAAATTTATAGAGAGTTCAGCATCAATAGAGTTTTCTGAATTTGATCCGAATGATTTGGATAAAAAGCAATGGAAAAATTTAGGGTTTTCTGAAAGACAGGTTGAAACAATTCTTAATTATAAAAATGTAGTTGGAGGAAAGTTTATTTCTAAGGAACAATTCAAAAAATGTTTTGCCGTTTCTCCGGACAAATTTTCGGAATTGGAGTCTTATATTTTATTACCCGAAAGCAATAATGAAGCAAAATCTGGTGGTTTCAAAAATTTCGATAAAAAATCAATCACAATTTCCGGAAAGTTCAATCCGGACAGCTATGAGGTCAGTGATTGGATGAAAATGGGTTTCAGTGAAAGGCAGGCCGCAGCTATTTTAAAATACAAGGGCTTTCTGGGCGGAAGTTTTATAAGCAAAGAAAAGTTTAAAGAATGTTTTATCATTAATGAAGAAAACTACACAAAACTTTCACCATATCTGATTCTTCCTGAAAAAACACCAACTAATTTCAGAAGTTTTGCGAAAAATTTTAATGCTGAAAAAAGTAAAGTCCAATATCATTCTTTTGATCCGAATACCTTGGATATGGATGGCTGGAAATCTTTTGGCTTTTCGGATAGACAAGCTCAGACCATCATTAATTATCGTGACAGAAACTTAAAAGGCAGCTTTAAAAATTTAGAAGATATTCAAAAATGTTTTGTTATTTCTGCTCAAAAATTTGAGGAATTAAAGCCTTACATAAACCTTAGTCAATCAACAGACTCAAATAATCAGTTCAAAAAAACTGAAATAAAACAAGAGAAAACCGACTTTTCCAAAACAGATTTGAATACAATAACTTTCAAGCAGCTTTTAGAATTCGGATTAGATGAGAAAAGTGCCGGAATGATCATTGGTTTTAGAAAAAAGCTAGGCGGATTCGTAAATAAAGAACAGATTTTAACGACTTATAATATTGATAAGGAATTGGTACAAAAGCTCCTTTCAATCGCACTATTGAATACTGCGAATGTTCCCAAATACACCTTAACAGATGCTCCTGAAGAATGGCTGAAAAGTCATCCTTATTTTAAATATTCTGCAGACAAAATCATTTTTTACAGAATAAGTGAGAAAGATGAAAGGAAAATCTGGAAATTGTTGAAAGTGAAGCCGGAATATGAGGCTCGGATGAGGCTTTATCTTAAGTGA
- a CDS encoding MerR family transcriptional regulator: MKINLPDKLYYSIGEVAKAFDVNTSLIRYWEQEFPIIKPKKNKKGNRYFTPEDIKNLQMIYHLVKEKGYTLDGARIALTTNSKISETVTIIDRLEFVKAELLKLKESLVEKDSE, from the coding sequence ATGAAGATAAATTTACCCGATAAACTGTATTATTCCATAGGAGAAGTTGCAAAAGCATTTGATGTAAACACTTCACTGATACGGTATTGGGAGCAGGAATTCCCTATCATTAAACCTAAAAAGAATAAAAAAGGTAACCGCTATTTCACTCCCGAAGACATCAAAAACCTTCAAATGATCTACCATCTGGTGAAAGAAAAGGGCTATACCCTTGACGGAGCGCGTATTGCATTAACAACCAACAGTAAGATTTCCGAAACTGTAACCATCATTGATCGATTGGAGTTCGTAAAAGCCGAATTGTTGAAGCTCAAGGAATCTTTGGTAGAAAAAGACAGCGAATAA
- a CDS encoding SMP-30/gluconolactonase/LRE family protein, whose product MKNILKTGWIGLVLVLLNCKSVNNSNMFYDDVKPEKISDQFSFTEGPSADKDGNVYFTDQPNDKIYYWDCKTNKIVEFLHKTGRANGTHFDKDDNLITCSDDNGEIWKISKDKKIQVLLKDFEGKRLNGPNDIWNDSHGGMYFTDPLYERDYWVNFKQEIPHKSLYYRSKDGEIKKIETFKQPNGVVGSEKFKKLYVSDIDAGKTYVYDILGEGKLSEKKLFCEMGSDGMTLDKQGNLYLTGDGVHVFNNEGKKIHHIPIEEDWTSNVTFGGEKNDILFITASKSVYILPTKVKGVE is encoded by the coding sequence ATGAAAAATATCTTGAAAACAGGCTGGATTGGTTTGGTTTTAGTATTACTAAACTGCAAATCAGTAAATAATAGTAATATGTTTTATGATGATGTAAAGCCGGAAAAAATTTCGGATCAGTTCAGTTTTACGGAAGGGCCATCCGCAGATAAAGATGGAAATGTTTACTTTACGGATCAGCCGAATGATAAAATTTATTATTGGGACTGCAAAACCAATAAAATTGTTGAGTTTTTGCATAAAACAGGGCGGGCAAACGGAACGCATTTCGATAAAGATGATAATCTGATTACGTGTTCTGATGACAACGGCGAGATCTGGAAGATTTCAAAGGATAAAAAAATTCAGGTCTTGCTGAAAGATTTTGAAGGAAAAAGACTCAATGGGCCGAATGACATCTGGAATGATTCACATGGAGGGATGTATTTCACAGATCCCTTGTATGAAAGGGATTACTGGGTGAATTTTAAACAGGAAATTCCACATAAAAGTTTGTATTACAGAAGTAAAGATGGAGAAATCAAAAAAATCGAAACCTTCAAGCAGCCCAATGGAGTTGTAGGAAGCGAGAAGTTTAAAAAATTATACGTTTCGGATATTGATGCTGGAAAAACTTATGTATATGATATTCTGGGCGAAGGAAAATTATCCGAAAAGAAGCTTTTCTGCGAAATGGGTTCAGACGGAATGACACTTGATAAGCAGGGAAATTTATACTTAACGGGAGATGGCGTTCATGTTTTTAACAATGAAGGAAAAAAAATTCATCATATTCCAATAGAGGAGGACTGGACTTCTAATGTCACTTTTGGGGGTGAAAAGAATGATATTTTATTCATCACTGCTTCAAAATCGGTTTATATTTTACCGACAAAAGTAAAAGGAGTTGAATAA